In Pseudomonadota bacterium, a single genomic region encodes these proteins:
- the lpdA gene encoding dihydrolipoyl dehydrogenase — MSKQFDVVVIGAGPAGYVAAIRAAQLGMSVACIDDWKNHDGSLSYGGTCLNAGCIPSKALLESSELVHRAKHEFAAHGIDTGPVTVDLAKMQKRKAGIVKQLTGGIAALFEANKVTALQGRGRLLKDRKVEFTPHTDKAEILRGKNVILASGSLPMELEQVPFDGKTTVDSWGALEFDAVPKRLAVIGGGVIGLELGSVWQRLGAKVVVLEAMDDFLFMIDRQIARDTQRQFKRQGLDIRLGAKVSGATRSKSGIKLKYADSKGEQGVEVDKVIVCVGRRPNSGDLFEKDCGVTTDSRGFVEVDEECRTGVANVWAIGDLVRGPMLAHKGSEEGIMVVDLIAGEISVVNYNTIPSIIYTAPEIAWVGQNEEEIKKSGRAYKVGVFSFAANGRAKAMEMAAGLVKIIAAEDDDEILGVHIAGPMAGELIAEAVLAMEFSASAEDLQRTIHAHPTLSEALHEAALAVDNRAIHAINN; from the coding sequence GTCCGGCCGGCTATGTAGCTGCCATACGCGCAGCTCAGCTTGGCATGTCCGTTGCCTGTATAGACGACTGGAAGAACCACGATGGCAGCTTGTCCTATGGCGGCACCTGCCTGAACGCCGGCTGCATCCCGTCCAAGGCCTTGCTGGAGTCATCCGAGTTGGTGCACCGGGCAAAACATGAGTTTGCGGCGCACGGCATCGATACCGGTCCGGTCACGGTTGATTTGGCAAAGATGCAGAAGCGCAAGGCCGGTATCGTAAAACAACTGACCGGCGGCATCGCCGCGTTATTCGAGGCGAACAAGGTCACGGCATTGCAAGGTCGTGGACGCTTGCTCAAGGATCGCAAAGTAGAGTTCACGCCGCATACTGATAAGGCGGAAATCCTGCGCGGCAAAAACGTGATTCTGGCCTCGGGCTCGCTGCCGATGGAACTCGAGCAAGTGCCTTTCGATGGTAAGACCACCGTCGATTCCTGGGGCGCGCTCGAGTTTGACGCGGTGCCAAAACGGCTGGCAGTCATCGGCGGAGGCGTGATCGGGCTGGAACTTGGCAGCGTCTGGCAACGCCTGGGAGCGAAGGTCGTCGTCCTGGAGGCGATGGACGATTTCCTGTTTATGATAGACCGGCAGATCGCCAGGGACACGCAGCGCCAGTTCAAACGTCAGGGGCTGGATATTCGCCTGGGAGCAAAGGTCAGCGGCGCCACCAGGAGCAAGTCGGGAATCAAGCTCAAGTATGCCGATAGCAAGGGCGAACAAGGCGTCGAAGTGGACAAGGTAATCGTTTGCGTCGGTCGTCGGCCCAACAGCGGGGACTTGTTTGAGAAAGATTGTGGCGTAACAACCGACTCACGCGGCTTCGTCGAAGTCGATGAGGAATGTCGCACGGGGGTTGCCAATGTCTGGGCGATCGGCGACCTGGTTCGTGGCCCGATGCTCGCCCACAAAGGGTCGGAAGAGGGCATCATGGTCGTCGACCTGATCGCCGGCGAAATCAGCGTAGTCAATTACAATACGATCCCGTCGATCATATATACCGCACCGGAAATCGCCTGGGTTGGCCAGAATGAGGAAGAAATCAAGAAAAGCGGGCGAGCCTACAAGGTGGGTGTTTTTTCATTCGCTGCCAACGGCCGGGCAAAAGCGATGGAGATGGCCGCCGGTTTGGTGAAAATTATTGCCGCCGAGGATGACGACGAAATACTCGGTGTTCATATCGCCGGGCCGATGGCCGGGGAGCTGATCGCAGAGGCAGTGCTGGCGATGGAATTTTCAGCCAGCGCCGAAGATCTGCAACGGACCATCCATGCTCATCCGACCCTGTCCGAGGCGCTGCACGAAGCGGCCCTGGCAGTGGACAATCGGGCGATCCATGCAATCAACAATTAA